The window TTCGAAGAACGGTGGACTTGGCTCCTGGAATGCGAGCGGATTGTCAGCGCTACCGGGCAGAGGGGACCGGGCTGTGGAAAGGCCGCATCTTGTTTGATCACATTCTTCAACCTCAAGCATCTAAAAGGAAACATCATGAGCGGCGTCAACAAGGCATTTATCATCGGCAGACTGGGAAGGGATCCGGAACTTCGGTATACCCCGGATGGGACGGCAATCGCCAATTTTACGGTCGCCACTTCGGAAGAGTGGAAAGATAAGGCCACCGGAGAAAAGAAACAACGCACCGAATGGCACCGGATTGTGGCCTACCGCAAACTGGGGGAGATTTGCGGGGAGTACCTGGCCAAGGGGAGACAGGTTTACATCGAAGGAAGGATTCAGACGCGGGAGTGGGAGGACAAGGAAGGGGTCAAGCGGCATACGACGGAAATCATTGCCAGCGATGTGCAGTTTCTGGGATCGAAAGATTCCGCAGGGCCTGTCGAGCCCAGAAGGCCGATGGGCGGAGGCGATGTCGGCGGCGGTTCGTATCGTCCTTCGGGCGGATACGAGTCTGCCGTCCCAAAGACCGATATGACCCCCGGCCCGCCGGATGACGACATTCCCTTCTGAGCGTGACCATGGGGATGCCCTGCCTGGCCGTCTGGAGGCCCTGTACCGCCGGTTCAACCGGCGGGAATACGTGCATCCCGACCCGCTCGAGTTTCTCTACCGCTACGATCGGATCGAAGATCGGGAAGTCGCCGCCTTTATCGCTTCCGCCCTCGCCTACGGCCGCGTGGAGATCATCCTGAGGAGTGCCTGGACGGTTCTGGAGCCGATGGGCGGCTTTCCGCACCGTTTTTTGCAGGATGCCGGCAGGGATGATTTGGTCGACTGCTATCGGGATTTTCGGCATCGTTTTGCTTCCGGAAAGGACATCGTTGATTTTCTGATGGCCATCCGGGGGATGATCCGGGCCGACGGATCGCTTTATGCCGGCTTTTTGAGTGGCTATCGGAGCGGCGAACCCAGCCTGATCGCGGCGCAGATTCGTTTCTGCGGAGCGTTGTACCGGATTGCCGGCCGACCGCTGGGTCACCTGCTGCCATCTCCCGAGCGGGGCAGCGCGTGCAAGCGGCTGAATCTTTTTTTCCGCTGGATGGTTCGTCAGGATGAGGTCGATCCGGGCGGATGGGACCGGATACGGAAAGATCAACTGCTGGTTCCGCTCGATACCCACATGGATCGGCTGGGCAGGATGTTCGGTTTTACGCGGCGACATGCATCCGATCTGAAGACAGCAATCGATATTACCGATGGATATCGCCACATTGTTCCGGAAGATCCGGTGCGATACGATTTCGTATTGACCCGGACCGGCATCCGAAACGATGTGCAGTGGTAAACGAAAGAAGTTTGACAGGAAGGACGTTATGCCGATCTATGAGTTTTTCTGCGAAGCGTGCAACACGATTTTCAATTTTTATTCCAAACGGATCGATACGACTACCAGCCCGCTTTGTCCAAAGTGCCGAAATACCATCCTCAGCAGAAAGGTTTCCCCCTTTGCCGTAACCGGCAAGGCCAAGGAATCGGATGACATGGATGAGCTGCCCTTCGATGAAAGCAAGATGGAGCAGGCCATGAGCATGCTGGCTGGTGAGGCGGATAAAATCAGGGAGGATGATCCGCGGCAGGCGGCCCAGTTGATGCGCAAACTGACGGACATGACCGGTATCGGTCTGGGCGCCGGAATGGAGGAGGCGTTGCGCCGGATGGAGCAGGGGGAGGACCCGGAACAGATCGAGGCCGAGATGGGGGATCTCATCGAAGCTGAGGAACCATTCATTCTGCCCGAAAAAAAGGCAGGCAAGGGCGGCTCTGGCGTGCGCCGTCCCCAGACCGATCCGGTGCTCTACGACCTGCATCCAGAGGTCTGATGGAAGTATCCTCGCGCCGGAACGCCCCCCTGATCGGGACAGCACGCCGCCTGCCCTCCGGCGCAGGCCGGACAAATATCGGATTTCCGTTCAGGCACCATCCGATGAAATGGATTCAGAAATCAATGGAACCAAAAACCGTCAATACTGCGATTCAATGCCCGAATTGCGGGAAACGTGTGGAGCCGATTCGGCGCTGATCGCGGATTGTATGGCGCTGCACGGGTTGCAGACAGGAGTTTCCGCTGAACCGCTTTCTGGAATGTATGGACGAACCAATGGAGGCGGCGCTGGCCGATATGCGGTGTGACCGGCTCTGAGCGAACGTTCAAGCTCGTTGTCGAATACGATGGGAGCGCCTATCATGGATGGCAACGCCAGGGCAGCCTTCCGACCATTCAGGCGGAAATCGAGCGCGTCATCGCCATGATGACCCGGAGAACGGTTCATGTAATGGGTTCCGGCCGGACGGACAGCGGGGTACACGCGCTCGGGCAGGTGGCCAGTTTTCGATGCGCTACACGACTCTCCTGCAAGGCCTTGTTGCGGGGCATCAATTCCCTTCTTCCCGGGGATATCGTTATCCGTGATTGCGTCGAGATGCCTGCTTCTTTTCACGCATGCCACAGCGCCATCGGAAAAACCTACCGATACAGAATCCACAACAGTCCTTTTCGTCAGGCCCTTGGCCGGCAATATGTCTGGCATATCTGCCGGCCGCTCGATGTCGAGGCCATGCGACAGGCTCTCTGCCGAGTGGTCGGCACCCACGATTTCAAAGGGTTTGAAAGCACGGGAAGCCCCCGGGCCCATACCGTGCGCACCATCTATCGGGCCGATCTGGGCCAGGCGGATGGCTGCCTGTCGGTGGAGCTCACCGGAAACGGGTTTCTGAGGTGTATGGTCCGCAATATCGTTGGAACGCTTGTCGAAATCGGTTTGCATCGCTATCCGGTAACGCATATTGACCGGATGCTTCAATCCCGGGACCGAAGGCAGGCCGGAACCGCTGCGCCTGCGCACGGCCTTTTTCTGGTCCGGGTGCTCTATGCGGAGGACATGATGGAAAGGCCAAGATGAATGATAAACTGAAAACCGCCGTTATCGGGGCCATACTGATCGTCGGGGTTGTTGCGGGATATCTGGGAGCAAGGCTATACGTCGAACGTCGGATCACCGAAGAGCTTGCGCAGGCGGTCAAGGAATCCCGCGTGATCCGGGAGCTTCATTATCGGGAGATGACGTTCGGTTTGTTCCGGCAGGAAGTGGTATTGAAGGATGCCATGTTGAAGACGGCCTGGGCTGATATTCCGATTCGGGTGGATTCGCTCGGCATGCGAATGGATGGAAGGCCCGGCAACCGGGAAAACGGCGTTCTTGTGGCTGAGGGCATCCATATCGGGATGGATGAACGGCTTGCGGCAGCCATCGATCCCATCATTCGTGACATGGGCTATTCCCAAATCGATGCGATGCTCGAAATGCATTATGGGATCGATCGGGTGGACAGAACGATCCATGTTCAGCCGATGCATCTCGGCGTTTCCAATGCCGGTAAGATTTCCCTGGACATCGGCCTGGACGGCCTGCTTCCGGAGGATATTCCCCGGGTGATTCAGAATCCGTTTTTGCTGCTCAAGGACGCCCAGAATGCGGCGCTACACCATCTGGTTTTTTCCTATGAGGATGACTCCCTGTTCCTTCGGATGATCGATGCATTGTCCAGGGCGAAAAAAATACCCCGGGAAGAAACGGTACGGGAGATGGTGAGCGATCTGGAAGAAACCATCGCCGGGGCCAAGACCGCCGAGTCCCGGCAGGCATGGCAGGCGGTTCTCGATTTTGTCCGAAACCCCGGAAAAATTGAAATTCGCTTGAATCCATCTGCGCCCGCCCTGATTCGGGACATCGTTCTGACGGGTATGATGAAAGGGCCAGAGGCCGTTCTGGATCAACTGCATTTCGCTGTTGCTGGCGCGCCGGCGACCCGGAAGGCGGCTGGCGCCGGTCCTTGATGCTGCTTTCGTACGTTTACGACCATGGTCCGGCAGCAGCACAGATGCCGGTCGGCATTCCATTGGCCGGATTACAGGATCAGAAATGAGAAAAATTGCAGAAAATTATCAGCGTATAACCGATGATGATTCGTTATTCGATATCCGCTTCTGGCAATCTCAGGGGGCTGCTGTCATTTTTGAAGCGGCAGCGGAGATGTTGAATGATTATTTTCTGATTCGAGGGAAAAATGCTGACGAGTCCAGATTTCAAAGAACTGTTGCAGCTTTTCGAAAAGCATAACGTCCGCTATCTCGTTGTAGGCGGATAGTTTATCAAAATTGATCGTCTGGCAGAAACGAAATGGAAACAGCGGTTGAATTGTGGCTATCGGTTGCCAGTGATGACGATATGCTGGCGCCAGCACCGATGACGGCATTCGTTTGAATGAGGTGAAATCATGAGCAGTCTTTACGATCAGGATTTTTATCAGTGGACAATCGAACAGGCAAATCTCTTGAAAGCAGGAGCGCTGTCACAGCTTGATATCGAAAATCTGATCGAGGAAGTTGAATCGATGGGCAAAAGCCAAAAGCGGGCGCTTGAAAGCCGATTGACCGTGTTGTTGATGCACCTTTTGAAATGGGATGTTCAACAAGAGTTGCAGTGCAGAAGCTGGCAAAGTACGATTGCCATTCAGCGGAAGGAAATCAAAAGACTGTTGCGGGCGAACCCGGGTTTAAAAGCTATTGTCAATGATGTTCTCCCTGAACTATTTGAAGACGCCATTGATATTGCTTCCATCGAAACCGGCCTGCCAAAATCAGAATTCCCCGAAACCTGTCCCTACACCATTGAGCAGATCATGGGGGAATGAAAATGCTCGGGGGATGTCCGTTCAGGCATTCGCTATTCAGGGAGCCAATTGCAAAACCCCCATTTTTCGTCACCCCGCCGAAAGCCGGGGTCCATAAGGCTTTGAAATGAATGGATTCCGGCTTTCGGCGGAATGACACAGAAGAACTTTTTCAATTGGCTCAAGGATGATTTTTTTGTCCACCGCCTAAAACGCCTGCTCAGTTCATTCAATCTCATTGATGGTCATCGATCATTTCTGGAAGGGCGGATGATCCGTTACCCGAGTGTTTTATAATTTCCTTTGAGCCAGTTTTCCAGATCACTGATGTAATGCCTGGAAAAACGCCTGTCCGATGGCCCTCCCGGCAGGCAGGTGAGGATGGACGGTTGGGACAGATCGGCAATCATCCGATAGGATGGGGAAAATGTCGTCTGCCTGCCCGCGCTTTGAAAGATCTGGCCCTGGGTGACGGTGGCCCGGCCTCCGGGAAGATCGACCGGGCCATAATCGAAGCCGAGAAAACGGGGCAGCTTTCCGCCGAACAGCAGGTGCTTCAGCACAATGCCGCGGGTCTTTCCATATGGAACGGGTTTCCTTGAAAGGCCGGCATCGATGGCCTTTCGAAAAATGGCGTCCCTGGACAAGCCATCGAACCATGCCGAATCTTCCTTCAGCAGAATCGCATCGAAATTACCGAAATAATCGTTGAAAAGCGATGTTTCACTCAGCAGGTGGTGCAGCGCAGCCCGCCCTATCCCGTGATCCCCGAAAACCATCTCGACCGCCTCCCGGTAAATCGTCTCGAACAGCGCGGCTTCTATCGATGCCGGATCGTAACGGCAATCCCATGCGGCAAGCCGACTGGCCCTTTCCGTGTCTGGCAGAAGCGGCCGCAGGATCTCCATGAACACCTTGGCCTGTAACGACAGCAGATCATACTGGATGCGCTTCATGGCATCCGCATCGAGTGTCCCGGATTTTTCGACGAGCATCTGGCGGATACGATCGGCCCGGTAGGAGGCCATCGACAGGTTGATCGGGTTGGCCGCGCCCCAGGCATTGAGGTCCTGGTTTGCCGTAACGATCCATCCTTCTTCCGGATTGAAGCGGAAAGGCAAATCTTTCGGATCGACGAAACCGGAGCTGTCGAATCGCCGATCCCAGGCCGGTGTGGGCAACAGCCCGCTGACGCCAGCGGGGCGGTTGAAGAGCCGGCCCGACATCTGGTATCCGATGTTTCCGGCAATATCCGCCATGACCCAGTTGAACGAGAGGCATTCGAGTCTGCGGAAACAGGCTGCCGCTTCCGCAACATTCGATGCCGTGAGCAGGTCGAACATGCCCATGATATCCCCGGCGCCGGCATTGCGGGCGCAACTCCACTGCATCAGCAGGTATTCCCCATCGACGGTGGCATCGCCTTCGAGAAGCCCGAGATCGTTTTCATAAACGGTTTCGAGCAGGCTCTCACCTTTTTTGGTGCGAATTTCTTCCTTTCGAACCTGAAAAGGGATCCATCCGTCTTCCCGGAAAAAGCACCCGTTTTTGCATCGTTCGATCCGGAAATCGATCATGTCCATGAACGAATAGGTGACTCCCCAGGCGATTTCGGGGCTTCTGCCAGCGGCAAAAGCCGGAGCGCCGGGCAGGGTGATGCCGGTGATGGTTCGTCCGGCAACCCGCATCACGACCTCATACCAGATGGCGGGAAGGCGGTTGACTTCGAGATGCGGATCGTTGCAGAGAATGGGTTTTCCGGAGCGGGTGCGGGAGCCTGCGACCACCCAGTTGTTGCTCGCGCAAAAATGGGGGGCGATCCGCAGCCAGGAAACGGCTTCGGGAACGATCGGTGGCGCAAGCCGGATGGCCTTCAAGCGATCGGCGTCGATGGCATCACAAAGATAGGGGAAGAGTTCACGAAGCCTTGCTTCGTCAATGCCCTGCTGGATCATCTGTACGATCAGTTTTTCCATGTTGCCCTGCACATCGGCAAGCCCCAGAAAACCCATGATCTTGGCCAGCACCAGCGTGTCCGCCGGCTGCCAGGGCTCAATGGGGACCTTCAGCAGGCGGAATTCGAAAATCCGGCCGTGATCCGCAAGACATTGGTTGATTCCGCCGCAGTAGGCATCGATGGCATTTCGATGAGCGGGTGAAAGTCGGGCAAGCTCGGCTTCGCCATCCGGCAGAAACCGCATCCGCCGCATGTACCGATCGATTTCGATCAGCGCCGGATCTGCTGCCAGCAGCTCCGACGCCCTTCCCTGAAGCAGGATGCGGGTAAGCATCATCTGAAGCTGTCTGTCCCGCGCATGCATGTAACCGAGCGCGAAAAAAGCGTCCTCGAAGCTTTCGGCTTCGATTTCGGGGATGCCGTGAACGTTTCGAAGGACATGAATCCGCCCGGTCTTGCCATTGAACCGCAGGTCGTTGGTGCCCATGATGTCGTTTCCGATGATAATGTTTATGGCGGTGTCGCCGCCACATTCGTACGAAAGTAGGGGCGGGTTTAAAACCCGCCCCTACACACTGCCCACTGCTCATCCATCCCTGGTCGGAAAACCCTTGCCGTTCGGTGAAAGGGTTCGTTTCCAGATGGCCATGACGCCTTTTCGCAACAGTTCGAAGCGCCCGGCGGAGACAATGGGCGGTTTTTCCTGAAGACTCAGCTTGTGCATGGTCGCCCGGTAGGTCAGGTAGGCTTCTCTCAGGAAATGGGCATGGTTTTCCGCGATGATGCCTGCTTCGATCAAGGTGGTGAGCTGCCGGACGTTGTCCGTCCATTCGAGAAGCCGTTCATCCCTGGATGAGCCGAGCAGCAGCAGATACTGCACCAGAAACTCGATATCGATGATGCCTCCCCGGTCGTTTTTCAAATCGAAGCGATCGGGTTTTTCCCGGGCGCGTTTTTCCAGCAGTTTCCGCCGCATGTGAACGACGGCCCGGCGCAGGGCCTCCGGATCTCTTGGCTTGGACAGGATTTGTCTTCTCACCTTCTGAAAGCGCTCCGCCAGTGCCGGATCTCCGCTCAAGGGTCTTGCGCGTACCAGGGCCTGATGTTCCCATGTCCAGGCCTTTTCCATCTGGTAGTGCAGGAATCCGTCGATCGAGCTGACCAGAATGCCGGAGTCGCCATCCGGCCGCAATCGGGTGTCGGTATCGTAGATCTGGCCTGCGCGGGTTCGGGTGGTGAGGATATGAACGATACGCTGGGCAAGTCGCATGTAAAACTGGGCGTGATCGATGGGATGTTTTCCGCCCTGCGTCATGCCGGGGCCTGCGCTGTGCAGAAACACCAGATCGAGATCGGATGCATAGCCCAACTCGAGACCGCCCAATTTTCCGTAGCCGACGATCAGGAAATCCTTGCCGGTGAACCCGATCCGGTTGTTGGCGCCGGGAATGCCGTATTTTTCCGCCAACCCGTGCCAGGCAAGCCCCAGTACTTCATCGATCACCACCTCGGCAAGCTCCGTCAGATGGTCGCTGGTGCGCATGAGGGGCAGCACACCGGTGACATCTGCTGCGGCGACGCGAAACATGTTGGCTTGTTTGAAGACGCAGAGCCGCTCAATCTGCTGCTCTGCATCCTGCTCCAGCATCGAAAGCATTTTCTGCCGGAGTTCCTGCTGCATCTCCGCTTTTCTGGGCGGGGCATACAGAACCCTGGTGTCGAGCAACTCGTCGAGCAGGACCGGATGGCGGGACAGAAGGCTTACGATGAGGGTGCTGGCTGAAGCCAGCCGGATGATCTGGTCCAGCGTATGGGGGTTTTGCGCCATGAGCGCGAAATAACTCGATCTTCTGCCGATGGCCCGCAGGATGTCCCCGATGCGATCCAGCAGCATTTCGCTGTCATCGGCTTTTGCCGTATAGCCGATCACCAGCGGCATGAGCCGATCGAGCCGTTTTCGGCCTTCCAGGCTCAGGCCGCGGATGGCATTGTCGTTCCGGATGCTCTTCAGGATTGCCGCCGCCTGTTTCGGGTTCGAAAAGCCGAGCATCTGCAGGGCGTTCTCTTCGGAGACTTCATCGATGCCCTCCGACCAAACGGATTTGGCAAGGGTTTCCCACTGGGGTGTTTCGCTACCGTCATCGAAAAGCGGGGTTTCCAGCAAGGTGTTGAAATGCCGATGGACGGTTGCCATGACATCGGCCAGATCGGTTTCAAAGCGGCTGATATCCGTAAAGCCGAGGCAGAAAGCCAGACGCTTGCGCTCAAGCGGATCTGCCGGAACGACATGGGTTTGCCGATCTTCGAGTTCCTGCAGCCGGTGCTCCGCCACCCGCAGGAACAGATAGGCATGGAGCAGGTCACGGCCGATATCTTCGGAAATCATCCGATGTCTGGCCAGAAGTTTCAGAACGAAAATGATGGAGGGTGTCTGGAATACGGGGGATATGCCGCCCCGGATCAGTTGGAAGACCTGCCCGAAAAACTCGATTTCCCGGATGCCGCCCGCCCCCAGTTTGAGGTTGAAGGCCATGCCTTTTCTGCGGACTTCCTGGTTGATGCGCTGTTTCATGTCCCTGAGGGAATCGAAGACCCCGTAATCGAGATAGCGCCGGTAGATGAAAGGTTTGAGAATGTCGAGCAGCCTGTATCCTTCCGTTACGTCGCCTGCGACCGGTCGCGCCTTGATCCAGGCGTATCGCTCCCATTCCCGGCCCTGGCGCTGGTAATAGTCTTCCATGGCATCGAAGCTCATGACCAGAGGGCCGTTTTCCCCGAAAGGCCTGAGGTTCAGATCGATGCGAAATACGTGCCCCTGGGCTTCGCAGGTGTTGAAGATGGCGATCAGTCTGCGGCAAAGCTGCTGGAAAAAGGATTCGTTGCTGATCGGGTTGGCGGCGGGGCTTTTCTGGATGAGCCCGTTCTGGGGGAAAGCGAAAATGAGATCGATATCGGAAGAAAAATTGAGCTCCCGAGCCCCGAGTTTGCCCATCCCGATGACCACCAGTTTCTGCATCGCACCATCGGCGGAAACCGGTACGCCGATATCTTGGCACATCGAGGCGTACAGGGACGAAATGGTGTGATCGAGACATGCTTCGGCAAGGTGGCTCAGATCGAGCATGGTTTCGCACAGATCGGCTGCCCCGGAAATATCCCGCCAGGCGATCCGCACCATTTCCCGTTTTCGAAACAGGCGCAACGGGCCGGCGATACGGGCATCGGTGGATGCATCCCGCAGCAAATCCCCAAGGCGCTGGTGGTAGCATCCCAGCGGGTACGAGGTCAGTAGATCGCCGCTTTCCACCAGGTCGATCAGCAGGGCTGGATCCCGGATGCAGCTTTGGCTGACGAAATGACTGGCCAAAAAGACGGCGGGGAAGGTTTGGCGCACAAAGGGGTGGGAGGGGAGTTCGAGTCCCTGTTTTGCAAAGGACTCGTGAAGATCGTTCGTTTTCCTGCGGACTTCTGCGGCAAGCGACGGATCGAGATCGTCCGGCAAGGGGATGATGGCCGAAAGGGTCATGCGAGAATGAGCTCCAGGATGATTGGGAATA of the Desulfatirhabdium butyrativorans DSM 18734 genome contains:
- a CDS encoding single-stranded DNA-binding protein, whose product is MSGVNKAFIIGRLGRDPELRYTPDGTAIANFTVATSEEWKDKATGEKKQRTEWHRIVAYRKLGEICGEYLAKGRQVYIEGRIQTREWEDKEGVKRHTTEIIASDVQFLGSKDSAGPVEPRRPMGGGDVGGGSYRPSGGYESAVPKTDMTPGPPDDDIPF
- a CDS encoding TIGR02757 family protein encodes the protein MTTFPSERDHGDALPGRLEALYRRFNRREYVHPDPLEFLYRYDRIEDREVAAFIASALAYGRVEIILRSAWTVLEPMGGFPHRFLQDAGRDDLVDCYRDFRHRFASGKDIVDFLMAIRGMIRADGSLYAGFLSGYRSGEPSLIAAQIRFCGALYRIAGRPLGHLLPSPERGSACKRLNLFFRWMVRQDEVDPGGWDRIRKDQLLVPLDTHMDRLGRMFGFTRRHASDLKTAIDITDGYRHIVPEDPVRYDFVLTRTGIRNDVQW
- a CDS encoding FmdB family zinc ribbon protein, with the protein product MPIYEFFCEACNTIFNFYSKRIDTTTSPLCPKCRNTILSRKVSPFAVTGKAKESDDMDELPFDESKMEQAMSMLAGEADKIREDDPRQAAQLMRKLTDMTGIGLGAGMEEALRRMEQGEDPEQIEAEMGDLIEAEEPFILPEKKAGKGGSGVRRPQTDPVLYDLHPEV
- the truA gene encoding tRNA pseudouridine(38-40) synthase TruA, which encodes MTGSERTFKLVVEYDGSAYHGWQRQGSLPTIQAEIERVIAMMTRRTVHVMGSGRTDSGVHALGQVASFRCATRLSCKALLRGINSLLPGDIVIRDCVEMPASFHACHSAIGKTYRYRIHNSPFRQALGRQYVWHICRPLDVEAMRQALCRVVGTHDFKGFESTGSPRAHTVRTIYRADLGQADGCLSVELTGNGFLRCMVRNIVGTLVEIGLHRYPVTHIDRMLQSRDRRQAGTAAPAHGLFLVRVLYAEDMMERPR
- a CDS encoding DUF29 domain-containing protein, encoding MSSLYDQDFYQWTIEQANLLKAGALSQLDIENLIEEVESMGKSQKRALESRLTVLLMHLLKWDVQQELQCRSWQSTIAIQRKEIKRLLRANPGLKAIVNDVLPELFEDAIDIASIETGLPKSEFPETCPYTIEQIMGE
- a CDS encoding penicillin acylase family protein translates to MGTNDLRFNGKTGRIHVLRNVHGIPEIEAESFEDAFFALGYMHARDRQLQMMLTRILLQGRASELLAADPALIEIDRYMRRMRFLPDGEAELARLSPAHRNAIDAYCGGINQCLADHGRIFEFRLLKVPIEPWQPADTLVLAKIMGFLGLADVQGNMEKLIVQMIQQGIDEARLRELFPYLCDAIDADRLKAIRLAPPIVPEAVSWLRIAPHFCASNNWVVAGSRTRSGKPILCNDPHLEVNRLPAIWYEVVMRVAGRTITGITLPGAPAFAAGRSPEIAWGVTYSFMDMIDFRIERCKNGCFFREDGWIPFQVRKEEIRTKKGESLLETVYENDLGLLEGDATVDGEYLLMQWSCARNAGAGDIMGMFDLLTASNVAEAAACFRRLECLSFNWVMADIAGNIGYQMSGRLFNRPAGVSGLLPTPAWDRRFDSSGFVDPKDLPFRFNPEEGWIVTANQDLNAWGAANPINLSMASYRADRIRQMLVEKSGTLDADAMKRIQYDLLSLQAKVFMEILRPLLPDTERASRLAAWDCRYDPASIEAALFETIYREAVEMVFGDHGIGRAALHHLLSETSLFNDYFGNFDAILLKEDSAWFDGLSRDAIFRKAIDAGLSRKPVPYGKTRGIVLKHLLFGGKLPRFLGFDYGPVDLPGGRATVTQGQIFQSAGRQTTFSPSYRMIADLSQPSILTCLPGGPSDRRFSRHYISDLENWLKGNYKTLG
- the glnE gene encoding bifunctional [glutamate--ammonia ligase]-adenylyl-L-tyrosine phosphorylase/[glutamate--ammonia-ligase] adenylyltransferase, translated to MTLSAIIPLPDDLDPSLAAEVRRKTNDLHESFAKQGLELPSHPFVRQTFPAVFLASHFVSQSCIRDPALLIDLVESGDLLTSYPLGCYHQRLGDLLRDASTDARIAGPLRLFRKREMVRIAWRDISGAADLCETMLDLSHLAEACLDHTISSLYASMCQDIGVPVSADGAMQKLVVIGMGKLGARELNFSSDIDLIFAFPQNGLIQKSPAANPISNESFFQQLCRRLIAIFNTCEAQGHVFRIDLNLRPFGENGPLVMSFDAMEDYYQRQGREWERYAWIKARPVAGDVTEGYRLLDILKPFIYRRYLDYGVFDSLRDMKQRINQEVRRKGMAFNLKLGAGGIREIEFFGQVFQLIRGGISPVFQTPSIIFVLKLLARHRMISEDIGRDLLHAYLFLRVAEHRLQELEDRQTHVVPADPLERKRLAFCLGFTDISRFETDLADVMATVHRHFNTLLETPLFDDGSETPQWETLAKSVWSEGIDEVSEENALQMLGFSNPKQAAAILKSIRNDNAIRGLSLEGRKRLDRLMPLVIGYTAKADDSEMLLDRIGDILRAIGRRSSYFALMAQNPHTLDQIIRLASASTLIVSLLSRHPVLLDELLDTRVLYAPPRKAEMQQELRQKMLSMLEQDAEQQIERLCVFKQANMFRVAAADVTGVLPLMRTSDHLTELAEVVIDEVLGLAWHGLAEKYGIPGANNRIGFTGKDFLIVGYGKLGGLELGYASDLDLVFLHSAGPGMTQGGKHPIDHAQFYMRLAQRIVHILTTRTRAGQIYDTDTRLRPDGDSGILVSSIDGFLHYQMEKAWTWEHQALVRARPLSGDPALAERFQKVRRQILSKPRDPEALRRAVVHMRRKLLEKRAREKPDRFDLKNDRGGIIDIEFLVQYLLLLGSSRDERLLEWTDNVRQLTTLIEAGIIAENHAHFLREAYLTYRATMHKLSLQEKPPIVSAGRFELLRKGVMAIWKRTLSPNGKGFPTRDG